One part of the Candidatus Bathyarchaeota archaeon genome encodes these proteins:
- a CDS encoding histidinol-phosphate aminotransferase family protein, with the protein MSSTCKKRRFISHGGDIWGFSRKHSIPLEEVLEFSGPINFMGPPPKAVQAVKDNARLIKFYPDPNPVEFKEAIAKYVGHGVDAENVLLGNGSIELIYMITEALPQKFKAVIPVPSFSEYEKAALRVGGEVTFVQLPPDFSMDNQKIKAAVTEDTKIVCICNPHSPSGRLYTKDEVMDLVDFCQKKDIIFSIDENYIEFAAEGDANTVAGMVREYENLFVIRSVTKFYGLAGLRFGYAIAATNLIDKLETVRQPWSINGLVQVATLGAFSDTEFIENTKETITKNRAALAKALSEIEGLQVHPSTTNFLLVKILNRKVTSTILKELLAKERILVRDCCTFMGMDDSYIRVTVRSAKDNQILVDKIKDIFAAN; encoded by the coding sequence GTGTCAAGCACATGTAAAAAACGCAGATTCATCAGCCACGGCGGCGACATCTGGGGCTTTAGCAGAAAACACAGCATCCCCCTAGAAGAAGTGCTTGAATTCAGCGGACCCATCAACTTCATGGGGCCACCCCCCAAAGCCGTCCAAGCCGTCAAAGACAACGCGCGACTCATCAAATTCTACCCCGACCCCAACCCCGTTGAGTTCAAAGAGGCAATCGCAAAGTACGTGGGGCACGGCGTAGACGCAGAGAACGTGCTTTTGGGCAACGGCTCAATCGAGCTCATCTACATGATAACCGAGGCTTTGCCGCAGAAGTTTAAGGCAGTTATTCCAGTGCCCTCCTTCTCGGAGTACGAGAAAGCGGCGCTGCGAGTCGGCGGCGAAGTCACCTTTGTCCAGTTACCCCCCGACTTCTCCATGGACAACCAGAAAATCAAGGCAGCCGTAACCGAGGACACCAAAATCGTCTGCATCTGCAACCCCCATAGCCCCTCAGGCAGACTCTACACTAAAGACGAAGTGATGGATTTAGTGGATTTCTGCCAAAAGAAAGACATCATCTTCAGCATTGACGAGAACTACATTGAATTCGCAGCGGAAGGCGACGCCAACACCGTCGCGGGTATGGTGCGGGAATACGAGAACCTCTTTGTCATCCGCAGTGTCACCAAATTCTATGGTTTAGCGGGCTTGCGTTTCGGCTACGCCATCGCCGCAACCAACCTCATCGACAAACTCGAAACCGTCCGGCAACCCTGGAGCATCAACGGCTTAGTTCAAGTCGCCACGCTGGGCGCGTTTAGCGACACCGAATTCATCGAGAACACCAAAGAAACCATCACCAAAAACCGCGCTGCACTCGCCAAGGCATTGAGCGAAATCGAGGGCCTACAGGTGCATCCCTCAACCACCAACTTCCTGCTGGTGAAAATCCTAAACCGCAAAGTCACCTCAACCATCCTAAAAGAGCTACTTGCCAAAGAACGCATCCTGGTCCGCGACTGCTGCACCTTCATGGGCATGGATGACAGCTACATCCGCGTCACGGTACGCTCAGCCAAAGACAACCAAATACTTGTCGACAAAATCAAGGACATATTCGCAGCCAATTAA
- a CDS encoding radical SAM protein — MSILSHETFWNAIVSMPMTKRMLQLSLKKCPGCGRTVLEAALDDYGGRTDRRCEKCSSLYSQIIAFWIEFLRRALGFKRAKVEKLLTDRYARNAVLNLVESFAYFGIKKPMSLVAPFLVVWDFTHRCNLRCKHCYSNSGEPDADELTTQQALKVVDQLADAHVTALAFSGGEPLTRPDFFTVAKHASDRGLYVSLASNGTLLSKENVAKIKAAGVNYIDISIDGATAKTHDDFRGVPGAYDRAVAGLKNCIEADICACIATTVGKNNMSELPGIIDLAEELGVERFTYFNFIPAGRGKQHADQDLSAQEREDVMRYLLNRMSAGCKTTILATAPQLARVAAQCQGESGTGEVTMALAHMQTVKVTKKAVPLGEFIGGCGAGRLYCAISPRGDVRPCVFLPVDVGNLKERTFRDIWLNAPLFNAFRNRDNLKGSCSKCTYKYICGGCRARSAAYHNGDTLNGDPGCLQGVKNRNGA, encoded by the coding sequence GTGAGCATCCTAAGCCACGAAACATTCTGGAACGCCATCGTATCCATGCCCATGACCAAGCGGATGCTCCAGCTTTCACTCAAAAAATGCCCCGGCTGCGGCAGAACCGTGTTGGAGGCGGCGCTGGATGACTACGGCGGCAGAACCGACCGCAGATGCGAAAAATGCAGCAGCCTCTACAGCCAAATCATCGCTTTCTGGATAGAGTTCCTGCGCCGCGCACTGGGTTTTAAGCGTGCCAAAGTCGAGAAGCTGCTAACTGACCGCTATGCACGCAACGCCGTGCTTAACCTGGTTGAGTCTTTCGCGTATTTCGGCATTAAGAAGCCGATGTCTCTTGTTGCGCCTTTCCTTGTAGTTTGGGACTTCACGCATCGCTGCAATTTGCGGTGCAAACACTGCTACAGCAACAGCGGCGAACCCGACGCAGACGAATTAACCACCCAGCAGGCGCTAAAGGTCGTTGACCAGCTTGCCGACGCCCACGTGACCGCTCTGGCTTTCAGCGGCGGCGAACCCCTCACTCGACCCGACTTCTTCACCGTAGCAAAACATGCCTCTGACCGAGGCCTATACGTGTCCCTTGCCTCCAACGGCACGCTTCTCAGCAAGGAAAACGTAGCTAAAATCAAAGCTGCAGGCGTCAACTACATCGACATCTCCATCGACGGCGCAACAGCCAAAACCCACGATGACTTCCGAGGTGTCCCCGGAGCCTACGACCGCGCCGTTGCAGGGCTCAAGAACTGCATAGAAGCTGATATCTGCGCCTGCATCGCCACCACCGTGGGCAAAAACAACATGTCAGAGCTACCGGGCATCATTGACTTAGCCGAGGAACTGGGCGTGGAGCGGTTCACCTACTTCAACTTCATACCCGCTGGACGCGGCAAACAGCATGCTGACCAGGACCTCTCCGCGCAGGAACGCGAGGACGTAATGCGTTACCTGCTTAACCGCATGTCGGCAGGCTGCAAAACCACCATCCTCGCCACCGCCCCGCAGCTTGCACGGGTTGCCGCGCAGTGCCAAGGCGAATCAGGCACCGGCGAAGTCACCATGGCGCTGGCGCACATGCAAACCGTCAAAGTCACCAAAAAAGCCGTGCCGCTGGGCGAGTTCATAGGCGGCTGCGGCGCTGGACGGCTCTACTGCGCCATTTCCCCACGCGGCGACGTACGCCCCTGCGTGTTCCTACCGGTGGATGTGGGCAACCTAAAAGAACGCACCTTCCGCGACATCTGGCTAAACGCCCCGCTGTTCAATGCCTTCCGAAACCGAGACAACCTCAAAGGCAGCTGCAGCAAATGCACCTACAAGTACATCTGCGGCGGATGCAGAGCCCGGAGCGCGGCTTATCATAACGGCGACACCCTCAACGGCGACCCCGGGTGCCTGCAGGGAGTGAAGAATAGAAATGGCGCCTAA
- a CDS encoding NTP transferase domain-containing protein — protein MGADALVISALIMAGGRGSRMGLPTEKPMLPFLGKPLLDWVAQAVKSASKVGEFYVITSPNTPQTELHCQKMGYRFVRTDANGYHNDLRQAVTKLGWMGPILTMPSDVPAITGAVLDWVVGEFEVCGKDFLAVFVPIEKRLSLGLSISSTDEYGGVWYAVSGVNVINGAKVLGEGKVETAAIITEETEVVLNVNTTTDLEIARQLMQKNQP, from the coding sequence TTGGGGGCTGACGCTTTGGTGATTTCCGCGTTGATTATGGCTGGCGGCAGAGGCAGCCGCATGGGGTTGCCTACGGAAAAGCCGATGCTGCCGTTTCTGGGCAAGCCTCTACTGGACTGGGTTGCCCAAGCCGTAAAGTCAGCCAGCAAAGTCGGCGAGTTCTACGTGATAACCAGTCCCAACACTCCCCAAACCGAGTTGCACTGCCAAAAGATGGGCTACAGGTTTGTGCGCACCGACGCCAACGGCTACCATAACGATCTGCGGCAGGCAGTGACCAAGCTGGGCTGGATGGGACCGATTTTAACGATGCCGTCTGATGTGCCAGCCATCACCGGAGCGGTTCTGGATTGGGTAGTCGGCGAGTTTGAGGTCTGCGGCAAAGATTTCTTGGCGGTGTTTGTGCCCATCGAGAAGCGCCTGAGCCTTGGATTGTCGATTTCCAGCACCGACGAGTATGGGGGCGTGTGGTATGCGGTTTCAGGCGTCAACGTCATCAACGGAGCCAAAGTGCTCGGTGAAGGCAAAGTGGAGACTGCAGCGATAATCACGGAGGAAACCGAAGTGGTCCTCAACGTGAATACAACTACGGACTTAGAAATCGCCAGGCAACTTATGCAGAAAAACCAGCCGTAG
- a CDS encoding adenosylcobinamide-GDP ribazoletransferase, with translation MKAIKTFRDLLSFLTIIPVGGKEDFIFTTASNMWLFPVIGGFIGLLAGLYYMASSALVGYLLNLATVYLSLPTLFLGTAIPAAMTLAFLLVITGLQHFDGLIDLGNALGLRNLHDRKMKAHAWTVSYAGAVLALAVEFLAFLGLFLINPLYGFAAIVLAEVSAKLSMVTIVWIGKPSHKGLGSIFLAKAKKPLNAAAYAFSALIVFAAFYFTGNTLLGLASVGLVFASVPVAFAMSRVSNSVFGGVSGDMIGATNEVARMVALLAFAGLLWGLTLW, from the coding sequence ATGAAAGCTATAAAAACTTTTAGGGATTTGCTGTCTTTCCTAACCATCATCCCAGTTGGGGGAAAAGAGGACTTCATATTCACCACTGCATCAAACATGTGGCTTTTCCCCGTCATCGGCGGCTTCATCGGGCTGCTAGCTGGACTGTACTATATGGCTTCAAGCGCATTAGTGGGATATCTGCTTAATCTGGCCACGGTTTACCTGTCATTGCCCACGCTTTTCTTGGGAACAGCCATTCCCGCAGCCATGACGCTGGCGTTTCTTTTGGTCATCACTGGCTTGCAGCACTTCGACGGCTTAATCGACCTTGGCAACGCTCTGGGCCTACGCAACCTCCATGACCGCAAAATGAAGGCGCACGCATGGACAGTGTCATATGCAGGCGCAGTGTTGGCTTTGGCAGTGGAGTTTCTGGCGTTCCTGGGATTATTTTTGATTAATCCGCTTTACGGGTTTGCCGCGATTGTGCTAGCAGAGGTCTCTGCGAAGCTATCGATGGTCACCATCGTCTGGATAGGTAAACCCTCGCATAAGGGCTTAGGCTCGATTTTCCTTGCCAAAGCCAAAAAACCCCTCAACGCTGCAGCTTACGCCTTTTCGGCGCTGATTGTCTTTGCCGCCTTTTACTTCACAGGCAACACACTTCTGGGGTTAGCGTCAGTGGGGTTAGTCTTCGCCAGTGTACCCGTGGCGTTTGCCATGAGCAGGGTTTCCAACAGCGTTTTCGGCGGGGTTTCAGGCGACATGATTGGGGCAACCAACGAGGTGGCAAGGATGGTTGCGTTGCTGGCTTTTGCGGGGCTGCTTTGGGGGCTGACGCTTTGGTGA
- a CDS encoding glycosyltransferase yields MAETSLPKVSIIVASYNNQDTIGECLRSVLALDYPEGFLEVIVMDGVSKDSTVQIAQQFPIKVVSLPLNCPAAYNYAQKIASHPVFCFIDSDAKVQRDWLKKLVPRLSEPQVAGVSGSIETWNHTNPWARSIGYELKTRYRRIGKYTGRIATMNLLLKKSVVDEVGGWAEDFPSQYDTDFGFRLSKLGYRIAYEPAAVCYHYNRPTLKAFYRQQRQYGKNTLRLYLRHGRLARGDEITDVGMNIQPLLLLSALALFVLGIVPLLRLLWVGTGLILLAMLLYFVYSAAKISASFHDRSAMRLVVLYYVRSAAWFAGAVAATVNYLRGRNR; encoded by the coding sequence GTGGCGGAAACTTCGCTTCCAAAAGTCTCCATCATAGTGGCATCCTACAACAACCAGGACACCATAGGGGAATGTCTCCGGTCAGTTTTGGCGCTGGATTACCCAGAGGGCTTCTTGGAGGTTATCGTGATGGATGGGGTAAGCAAGGACTCCACGGTGCAGATTGCCCAGCAGTTTCCCATAAAAGTGGTTTCTTTACCCCTGAACTGCCCCGCAGCCTACAACTACGCCCAAAAAATCGCTTCTCACCCCGTTTTTTGCTTCATCGACTCAGACGCGAAGGTGCAGCGGGATTGGCTCAAAAAACTTGTCCCTCGCCTCAGCGAGCCGCAGGTGGCTGGTGTGAGCGGCAGCATCGAAACCTGGAACCACACCAACCCCTGGGCGCGCAGCATCGGCTACGAACTGAAAACCCGCTACCGCCGCATCGGCAAATACACCGGGCGCATAGCCACCATGAATCTGCTGCTTAAAAAATCGGTGGTGGATGAGGTAGGCGGGTGGGCGGAGGATTTCCCCAGCCAATACGACACTGACTTCGGCTTCCGCCTCAGCAAACTCGGCTACAGAATCGCCTATGAACCCGCCGCGGTCTGCTACCACTACAACCGTCCCACGCTGAAGGCGTTTTATCGGCAGCAGCGCCAATACGGCAAAAACACGCTTCGCCTCTACCTGCGGCATGGGCGTCTGGCGCGGGGCGACGAAATCACCGATGTGGGCATGAATATCCAGCCGCTGCTGCTGCTTTCCGCTCTTGCCCTTTTTGTGTTGGGTATTGTGCCGCTGCTTCGGCTCCTGTGGGTTGGAACTGGGCTGATTCTTCTTGCGATGCTGCTCTACTTTGTTTACTCAGCCGCCAAAATCTCCGCCTCTTTCCATGACAGGTCCGCTATGCGACTGGTGGTGCTCTACTATGTGCGGTCCGCGGCGTGGTTTGCTGGCGCAGTAGCAGCCACCGTTAACTATCTGAGGGGGCGGAACCGTTGA
- a CDS encoding glycosyltransferase family 2 protein — translation MSRRQMLLSIIIPVYNEELTIGNIIDRTMAAAKKTGLQSEVIVVDDHSYDRSLLVAKRRGVRVLSLRQHLGKGCALRAGFLKAQGDIIVTIDSDGSHWPEELGEVLAPVLSDQADLVIGSRYMNHKRVEARQLNKFGVRIFNSLIQLITGVAITDSQSGYRAMKRSVLIGKRLKSDEYEIESEMLVKTAKTGFRVAEVPITFEQRTYGRSGVDPMVDGSKILLSIVVAYLRG, via the coding sequence ATGAGCCGACGTCAAATGCTGCTCTCCATCATAATTCCCGTTTACAACGAGGAATTAACCATAGGCAACATCATTGACCGCACCATGGCGGCGGCAAAGAAAACGGGGTTACAAAGCGAAGTCATCGTGGTCGACGACCACTCCTATGACCGCTCGCTGCTGGTTGCCAAGCGCCGGGGCGTGAGGGTTTTGAGTTTAAGGCAGCATCTAGGTAAGGGCTGCGCGCTGCGGGCGGGGTTTCTTAAAGCCCAAGGCGACATAATCGTAACGATAGATTCTGATGGGTCCCATTGGCCCGAGGAACTCGGCGAGGTGCTTGCGCCCGTGCTATCTGACCAAGCTGACTTGGTTATCGGCAGCCGCTACATGAACCATAAACGGGTGGAAGCCCGCCAACTCAACAAATTCGGCGTACGCATCTTCAACAGCCTCATCCAGCTTATCACCGGAGTCGCCATCACCGACAGTCAAAGCGGCTACCGAGCCATGAAGCGGTCGGTGCTGATTGGCAAAAGGCTAAAGTCCGATGAGTATGAAATAGAATCTGAGATGCTGGTGAAAACCGCCAAAACTGGCTTTCGCGTAGCCGAGGTACCCATCACTTTTGAGCAGCGCACCTACGGCCGCTCCGGCGTGGATCCGATGGTGGATGGCTCAAAAATTCTGCTTTCAATCGTTGTGGCGTATCTGAGGGGATAG
- a CDS encoding DUF362 domain-containing protein, with the protein MAPKAVKISRAADDVGDIIKEAISKAGLRGKKCIYIKPNLSHPEYLPGVVTSPDVIRQVVSQLRDGNSEVVVGESNGINYPCWSAFEGTGAKAAVESAGGTAVNLSEDKVVEVKFPTSGPLKRLYLPKVVVDADAIVDLPLMKTHEFMTYTGALKNLFGCIPSNRRIYLHPYLPEVFYRLYTVLKPDLTIMDARIGIEGNGPTKGKPKKMGLFLTGNDALAVDIVAAQVMRLDWKKTYLKYVADRAGFDGDAVQVEGLPVESVAKRFELPNIDLPVKMQMMIYQHEYATKLMFCSLDIIHLFQRITKAYRKEPIQLV; encoded by the coding sequence ATGGCGCCTAAAGCGGTCAAAATCAGCCGTGCAGCAGACGATGTAGGCGACATCATAAAAGAAGCCATCAGCAAAGCGGGGCTACGCGGGAAAAAGTGCATTTACATTAAGCCTAACCTGAGCCACCCTGAGTATCTCCCCGGCGTCGTCACCAGCCCCGACGTCATCCGCCAGGTTGTGTCGCAGCTGCGCGATGGCAACAGCGAGGTTGTGGTGGGTGAATCCAACGGCATCAACTATCCCTGCTGGAGCGCTTTTGAGGGAACCGGCGCCAAGGCAGCCGTGGAATCCGCAGGCGGCACCGCAGTCAACCTCAGCGAGGATAAGGTGGTGGAAGTTAAATTCCCAACCAGCGGACCATTAAAGCGGCTGTATTTGCCCAAAGTGGTGGTGGACGCCGACGCCATCGTCGATTTGCCCCTGATGAAAACCCATGAGTTCATGACTTACACTGGGGCGCTCAAAAACCTCTTCGGCTGCATCCCCAGCAACCGCCGCATCTACCTTCACCCGTATCTGCCCGAAGTCTTCTATCGCCTCTACACCGTCCTAAAACCCGACTTAACCATCATGGATGCACGCATAGGCATCGAAGGCAACGGACCCACCAAGGGCAAACCCAAGAAGATGGGGTTGTTCCTCACGGGCAACGACGCGTTGGCGGTGGATATCGTGGCTGCGCAGGTTATGAGGCTTGACTGGAAGAAAACCTACCTTAAATACGTCGCTGACCGCGCGGGCTTTGATGGCGACGCTGTGCAGGTTGAGGGGTTGCCGGTGGAGTCGGTTGCGAAGCGTTTTGAGCTGCCAAACATCGACTTGCCCGTTAAGATGCAGATGATGATTTACCAGCATGAATACGCGACTAAGCTGATGTTCTGCTCACTCGACATTATCCATCTGTTCCAGAGGATAACGAAGGCATACCGTAAAGAACCAATCCAGCTCGTATAG
- a CDS encoding glycosyltransferase family 4 protein has protein sequence MTAPKVCFISPEYWPLTGGTGSYVYYLSNQLLKNGYRIHVVTGSNQTRDVHVNPQLDVSFLKSPKMPAVKSFILAGNSNRKLQSIKETANIDIMHPQLPLTPNFAVPANYGKTLVCTVHSTWKGEAEAIRGEPFMRLNANEKVLVSLNRMLRFFEEGMIHRARKIIAVSHFTKWELTNYYKIPAHRIRVIHNGVDINKFQPTDDKAKVKAQFGLKPDDLAIVSVGRLYARKGLFTLIESMPAVVKRFPRAKFIISGKGQSDEMQKLIAHATRLGVMGNIVFTGYTPDKDLPKLYQAADVFAFSTFYEHHPFAVLEALSTGLPVVTTTVGGIPETIQTGKNGLLVAPFNSKLFSEAILYHLEHPAEAAQMGAAARETVERELDWRIVVKDAMKVYEEALT, from the coding sequence TTGACGGCGCCTAAAGTCTGCTTCATCAGCCCCGAATACTGGCCCCTCACCGGCGGCACAGGCAGCTACGTCTACTACCTTAGCAATCAGCTCCTCAAAAACGGCTACAGAATTCATGTCGTCACTGGCAGCAACCAAACCAGAGACGTCCATGTCAACCCCCAACTCGACGTATCCTTCCTTAAAAGCCCCAAAATGCCCGCAGTAAAATCCTTCATTCTAGCCGGCAACAGCAACCGCAAACTCCAAAGCATCAAAGAAACCGCCAACATAGACATCATGCATCCCCAGTTGCCCCTGACGCCCAACTTTGCGGTTCCAGCCAACTATGGCAAAACGCTTGTCTGCACCGTCCACTCCACATGGAAAGGCGAAGCCGAAGCCATCCGCGGCGAACCCTTTATGCGGCTTAACGCCAACGAAAAGGTGCTCGTCAGCTTAAACCGTATGCTGCGTTTCTTCGAGGAAGGCATGATTCACCGCGCCCGCAAAATCATCGCGGTCAGCCACTTCACCAAATGGGAACTCACCAACTACTACAAGATCCCCGCCCACAGAATCCGCGTTATCCACAACGGAGTAGACATAAACAAGTTCCAGCCCACCGACGACAAAGCCAAGGTTAAGGCGCAGTTTGGGCTAAAACCCGACGACCTCGCCATCGTCTCAGTGGGGCGCCTATACGCGCGCAAGGGCCTCTTCACCCTCATCGAGAGCATGCCCGCCGTCGTCAAGCGGTTCCCCCGCGCCAAATTCATCATCTCGGGCAAGGGGCAAAGCGACGAAATGCAGAAACTCATCGCCCACGCCACCCGCCTAGGCGTAATGGGCAACATCGTCTTCACAGGCTACACCCCCGACAAAGACCTGCCCAAGCTCTATCAGGCAGCGGACGTGTTTGCGTTTAGCACGTTTTATGAGCATCATCCCTTCGCAGTTTTGGAGGCACTCTCAACTGGGCTGCCAGTAGTCACCACAACCGTGGGCGGCATACCCGAAACCATCCAGACTGGCAAAAACGGCCTGCTCGTAGCGCCCTTCAACTCCAAATTGTTCTCCGAGGCCATCCTCTATCACCTGGAGCACCCAGCGGAGGCGGCGCAGATGGGGGCCGCGGCGCGGGAGACGGTGGAACGGGAACTGGACTGGCGCATTGTGGTGAAAGACGCCATGAAAGTCTACGAGGAAGCTCTAACCTGA